Within the Candidatus Neomarinimicrobiota bacterium genome, the region AACCCATCAGCCACGGTAGCGGGGCTGTCGCAATATCTCTGGAAGCTGGAGCAGCCGGCTCACGCCGTCGCCAACGGCTATTTCATGGGCTGCATCAACCGTGTGGGGCAGGAGCACCCGTGGGACCTGGGACAGTTTTACGGCAGCTCCTATTTTGTCGATCCCCGCGGCCAGATCTTCGCCACCGCCTCCGAGGACCAGGATGAGTTGCTGGTGGCGGAGTTCGACCTGGATATGATCGACGAGGTCCGTTCCACGTGGCAGTTTTTTCGGGACCGCCGCCCCGACGCCTACACTAACCTCACGGCCCCTTAGGACGACCCACATGGCAAAACCGCAACAGATGAGCAGCAACGAGGCGCGCCGGAAGCACAAGCAGTACCTGTTTCCGGCCATGAAGAACTACTATGAGGAGCCGCTGGTGGCGGTGGAGGGCAAGGGCTCCCGGATCACCGATGCCGATGGCAAGACCTATCTCGATTTCTTCGGTGGCATACTGACCATCTCCGTGGGCCACGGCCGCAAGGAGGTCAACGATCGGGTCAAGGCGCAGATCGACCGGCTGACCCACATCTCCACGCTCTACCCCACCCTGCCCATGTTGGAGCTCGCCGAACGATTGGTGCAGCTGACCCCCGGCAAGCTGGAAAAGTGCTACTTCACCGCGTCGGGCACCGAGGCCGATGAGACCGCCATCATGCTGTCGCAGACCTACACCGGCTACTCGGAGTTCATCGCGCTGCGCCACGGCTATGCCGGGCGTTCGCTGCTGGCCCAGTCGGTAACGGGGCATGCCAGCTGGCGGGCCCTGCCCACCCTGGTGCCGGGCGTGAAGCACGCCCTGGCGCCCTACTGCTACCGCTGCCCCCTGAAATTGACCTACCCTTCCTGCGGCGTCGCCTGCGCCGAGGATGTGGAGGAGCTGATCCAGACCACCACCATAGGCAAGGTCGCCGCCATGATTGTGGAGCCGATCCAGGGTGTGGGCGGGTTTATCACCCCGCCCAAGGAGTATTTTGAGATCGTGGCTGAGATTGTGCGCAAGCATGGCGGCGTGATGATCGCCGATGAGGTCCAGACCGGCTTTGGCCGCACCGGCAAGATGTGGGGCATCGAGCAGTACAATGTCGAGCCCGAAATGATGACCATGGCCAAGGGCATCGCCAACGGCCTGCCCCTGGCCGCCGTGGTCACCACCGACGAAATCGCCCAGTCATTGACCAAGAATACCATCTCCACATTTGGCGGTAACCCGGTGAGCTGTGCGGCCGCCAACGCCACCATCGACATTATCCAGGCCGACAACCTGGTGGAGAATGCCGCCCGGATGGGGGCCCATCTCCGCGACGGTCTGGAGGGCTTGCAGCGCAAGTATCCCCGCGTACTGGGCGACGTGCGCGGCATGGGCCTGATGCAGGCGCTGGAACTGGTGGCGGACGAAACGGTGCAGGACCGCACGCCCAATGCGGCGGCCACGGCCCTGCTGCTGGAGGAGACCCGCAAGCGCGGCCTGCTCATCGGGCGCGGTGGGCTCTACGGCAATGCCGTCAGGATATCGCCGCCGCTGAACATCACCCGGGACGAGGTGGACGAGGCGGTGGGTATCCTGGATGCCTCCTTTGCCGCCCTGGAGCTGCAGTGAAGGCGGACACACGCCCGTTCAAGCTCCCCGCAGCCCGGCTGGAATCGGCCCTCGGCGACGCCAAACCGCCCTATTCCGATTCCGAAGCGCTCATCGAGGCCAACCGCTGCCTCTACTGCTTCGATGCGCCCTGCATCACCGCCTGCCCCACCGGCATTGACATCCCCAGCTTTATCAAAAAAATCGCCACTGGAAACCTGCGCGGCAGCGCCCGCACCATCTTTGCCTCCAACATGATGGGCATCTCCACGGCGCGGGTCTGCCCGGTGGAGGAGCTCTGCGTGGGAGCCTGTGTCTACAACGGCCTCAACGGCCAGCCCATCCAGATCGGCAGGCTGCAGCGTTACGCAACCACCAAGGCGCTGGAGCAGGAGGCAGCCAGTTCGCGTCCCCTGTTTACCGCTGCCCGAGACCGGGGCAAGCGGGTCGCCCTGGTGGGGGCAGGTCCCGCTTCGCTGGCCTGCGCTGCCTATCTGGCCCTGGAAGGGGTAACGCCCGTCATCTTCGAAAAGAGCGACCTGCCCGGGGGGTTGAATACCACCGGCGTGGCGCCCTACAAGTTCAATACCGAGGACTCTCTTCAGGAAATCGAGTGGCTGCTGGGCCTGGGCATTGAGCTGCGCACCGGGGTGACGGTGGGCGCTGACCCCTCGCTGCTGTCGCTGGTCGAATCCCATGACGCCGTGTTTCTGGGGGTGGGCCTAGGCGCCGATCATACCTTGGGCCTACCCGGTGAGGACGGACCCGGCGTCTGGGGCGCAACCGACCTGATCCGCGCCATCAAGAACCGTCCGGGCTTCAAAATTCCCGCCGACGTGGGCACGGTACTGGTTGTGGGTGGCGGAAACACCTCCATTGACATCGCCCGGGAGCTGGCCATGCTGGGGGTGGCCAGCGTCACCCTGGTCTATCGCCGGACGGAGCGGGAGATGTCAGCCTATGCCCACGAGCTGTCCGGCGCCAGGCGCTATGGCGTACGCCTCCGGGAGCGGCTTAGGCCCGTGAAAATCCTGCGGGACGGCGAGCGGGTGACCGGCCTCAGGATGAGCGACCTCGCCAGCGCGAGTGAGGTGGACCTGGCCTGCGACTGGGTTGTCCTCGCCATTGGCCAGGCGAAGATTACCTCGGGGCTGGTGCCTGAAATTCAATTTGACGACCACGGCCGCGTTCGCGTTGATCCCAAAACACGTCGGACCCAGCACCCAAAAATATTTGCGGGGGGCGACTGCATTAACGGTGGCCAGGAAGTGGTCAACGCGGCGGCCGACGGCCGGGAGGCCGCCTTCGCCATGCTGAAGGACTGGGGCGTGAGGCCCGCACTGGCGCCCACAGCACCCCCTGCAGCGATGACCGCCCCGCTGCCGGCGGCCGCCAACGAAATGACCGGAGGAACGTGATGGCTGACCTATCCATCGACCTGGGCGGTATCAGCAGCCCGAACCCCTTTTGGCTGGCCTCGGGGCCACCCGCAAACTCTGGCGAGCAGGTGATGCGCGCCTTCGACGCCGGCTGGGGCGGTGCCGTGTGGAAGACCCTGGGCGAGCCCATCGTCAACGTCTCATCCCGGCTGGGCGGCATCGACGTAGCCGGCGCCAAACTGGCCGGCCTCAACAACATTGAGCTCATTACCGACCGCCCCCTTGACGTCAACTTCAAGGAGATCTACGAGGTCAAGAAGCGCTACCCAAAACACGCCGTGGTGGTCTCCCTCATGGTGGAGACCCGGGATGACTGGCGGGAGATCATCAAGCGCTCAGAGGACGCCGGCGCCGACGGCCTGGAACTGAACTTCGGCTGCCCCCACGGCATGTGCGAGCGGGGCATGGGCAGCTCCGTGGGTCAGGAGCCGATAGTGCTGGAGACCATCACCGGCTGGGCCAAGGAGTTTGCCACCACGCCCGTGCTCATCAAGCTCACCCCTAACATTGGCGATATCCTCGATCCGGGGTTGGCTGCCGTGCGCGGTGGGGCTGACGGCCTGGCCCTCATCAACACCATCAAGTCCATCATCGGGGTCGATCTGGACACCTTGTCGCTCAAGCCTACAGTGGGCACGGAGAGCACCAACGGCGGCTACTGCGGACCCGCGGTGAAGCCTATCGCGCTGCACATGGTGGGCGCGCTGGCCAGGGACCCCCGCATCACCATTCCCATCTCCGGCATCGGCGGCATATCCGACTGGCGGGATGCCGCCGAGTTCATCGCCCTGGGCTCCACCAGCGTGCAGGTCTGCACAGCCGTGATGCATCTGGGTTACCGCATTGTAGAGGACATGATCGACGGGCTGGACAACTACCTTACTGAGCAGGGGCTGGCGTCGGTCCAGGAACTGGTGGGCAGGGCCGTGCCGGGCTTCAAGGAGTGGGGCGACCTGGACCTGAACTACAACGTGGTGGCCAAGATAAACAGCGACCTGTGCATCGGCTGCGGCCTCTGCTACGTGGCCTGCCTGGACGGTGCCCACCAATGCATTCACACCCATCAGAATCTGTGCTCAGCCTACCACGGTGAACCCGATCACGGCCTGGGTCTCCGCACCGAGATTGCACCCCCGCAGGAACACGCCCTGAACGGCGGGCTGGCTTACGTCCCCTTTGTGGATGAGGATGAGTGCATCGGCTGCAACCTCTGCGCCCTGATCTGCCCGGTGACCGATTGCATCACCATGGAGGAGGTGCCCGGTGCCAAACCCAAGGAATCGTGGAACGACCGGCTAGCCAAGGGGCTGGCCTAGGCGGCCGCGCGGCCCAAAAAAAGCCCTAGCACCGGAACCCGAGTTGGCCGTGCCAGCGCCCATTGACTTCATCCTCAACGACCGGGAGGTCCGCACTTCCAGCAGCCCCGGCACCCCCGTGTTGGACTATCTGCGCGCCGAGGCCGGCCTTATGGGCACCAAGGAGGGTTGCCGTGAGGGCGACTGCGGGGCCTGCACCGTGCTCACCGGCGAGCCGGATGGCACAGGCGTGCGCTACCAGCCCGTCACCTCGTGCCTGCTGCCGCTGGGTGAACTCCAGGGCAAGCACCTGGTGACCATCGAAGGGCTGAACCTGCCCCAGCTGACGCCGGTCCAGCAAGCCATCGTTGACCAGGGGGCTACGCAGTGCGGGTTCTGCACGCCGGGGATCGTGGTCTCCCTGACCGGCTACCTCATGCAGGCCGGTCCGCCGGTGAATCTTGACGGCGTCAAACTGGCCCTGAGCGGGCACCTCTGCCGGTGCACCGGCTATAGCTCGCTGAAGCACTGCACGGCGGCCCTTCAGGATGCGGTCGACGGCCCCACGAGTTTGGACGCCTTGCTGGCCCGCCACATGCTGCCGGCCTACTTCGGCGGTATCCCGGAACGCCTGCGCAACCTGCCCGCCGCCGAGCGGCCCGACGGCCCGCCCGTCCCGGACTATTTCATGGCCGGTGGCACCGACCTCTATGTCCAGGAGGACTATCGGGTCACCGACGCCCAAATTGATGTCCTGAACCTGCGCCCCAACTTGAGGGGCATCGTCCGGGAAAATAACCACGTGAAGGTGGGCGCCCTCACCACGTTCGAAGAGTTTAGCCACGACCCCCACATCCTCGGCCTGTGGCCCGACGTGGAAGCGGCCAGCCGGCTCATCGCCTCATGGCAAATCCGTAACCGCGCCACCCTGGGCGGAAACATCATGAATGCTTCTCCCATTGGCGACCTGACCATCATGCTGCTGGCACTGGATGCCCGGCTGGTGCTCCGGCGAGGCGACACCCACCGCACGGTCTCACTGCGGTCATTTTACAGGGGCTACAAAGACATGGACCGGGCGCCTGACGAACTACTTATCGAGATCGTACTGCCGGTCCCACCCGCGGATAACCGCTTCCACTTCGAGAAGGTCTCCAAACGCAAGTACCTCGACATCGCCAGCGTCAACTGCGCCCTGTCGGTGACCACCGCCGACGGCGTCATGACGGACGTCGGGCTGGCCGTGGGCGGGGTGGCGCCCATCCCGCTGTTCATGCTGCAGACCGGGCAGTACCTCACCGGCAAACCGGTTTCGGTGGAGACCGTTCAGGGCGGCATTCGTGCTGCCCAGGAGGAAGCGGCTCCCATCAGCGACATTCGCGGCAGCGCTGACTATAAGCGGCTGTTGGTGCGGCAGTTGATGATCGCCCAGTTCGCCACACTTTTTCCCCAGGAGATCAGCGTCAGGGCCTTTTATGCATAACATCGATGCCCCGGCCCACACCCGGGGTACCTCCCAGTACGTAGACGACACGCCCCCGCCGGCCGGCCTGCTCCACGCAGCCGTGTTTGCTTCTCCCGTGGCCCATGGGCGCATCAAGGCGTTGCAGCTGGATGCGGCCCGCGGCCTGGATGGCGTGGTAGCCGTGCTATCGGCCAAAAATATCCCCGGCAACAACCTGCTGGACCCTCGCATTCCCGATGAGCCCATCCTGGCTGAAAACACTGTCTGCTACGCGGGCCAGCCGGTGGCCGTGGTGGTGGCCCAAAACCCGGGTTTGGCCCGCCGTGGCGCCCGGCTCATCAGCTTGGAGGTGGACGAGCTGCCTGCCATCACCGACCCCCGCGAGGCCTACCGCGCCGGCGAGCTCATCGGCACACCCAAGACCATTTCGCTGGGCGACGTGGAGGCTGCTTGGGGCCAGTGCGACCTCGTGGTCGAGGGCAGCTGCGACCTGGGGGGCCAGGATCACGTCTACCTGGAGACCCAGCGCTCCCGGGCCATCCCGCTGGAAGGGCAGCGCCTGCGCATTCACGCCTCCACCCAGGCCCCCCACGCGGCACAGAAGGTGGTGGCCGGCATGCTGGG harbors:
- a CDS encoding aspartate aminotransferase family protein, whose product is MSSNEARRKHKQYLFPAMKNYYEEPLVAVEGKGSRITDADGKTYLDFFGGILTISVGHGRKEVNDRVKAQIDRLTHISTLYPTLPMLELAERLVQLTPGKLEKCYFTASGTEADETAIMLSQTYTGYSEFIALRHGYAGRSLLAQSVTGHASWRALPTLVPGVKHALAPYCYRCPLKLTYPSCGVACAEDVEELIQTTTIGKVAAMIVEPIQGVGGFITPPKEYFEIVAEIVRKHGGVMIADEVQTGFGRTGKMWGIEQYNVEPEMMTMAKGIANGLPLAAVVTTDEIAQSLTKNTISTFGGNPVSCAAANATIDIIQADNLVENAARMGAHLRDGLEGLQRKYPRVLGDVRGMGLMQALELVADETVQDRTPNAAATALLLEETRKRGLLIGRGGLYGNAVRISPPLNITRDEVDEAVGILDASFAALELQ
- a CDS encoding FAD-dependent oxidoreductase, which codes for MKADTRPFKLPAARLESALGDAKPPYSDSEALIEANRCLYCFDAPCITACPTGIDIPSFIKKIATGNLRGSARTIFASNMMGISTARVCPVEELCVGACVYNGLNGQPIQIGRLQRYATTKALEQEAASSRPLFTAARDRGKRVALVGAGPASLACAAYLALEGVTPVIFEKSDLPGGLNTTGVAPYKFNTEDSLQEIEWLLGLGIELRTGVTVGADPSLLSLVESHDAVFLGVGLGADHTLGLPGEDGPGVWGATDLIRAIKNRPGFKIPADVGTVLVVGGGNTSIDIARELAMLGVASVTLVYRRTEREMSAYAHELSGARRYGVRLRERLRPVKILRDGERVTGLRMSDLASASEVDLACDWVVLAIGQAKITSGLVPEIQFDDHGRVRVDPKTRRTQHPKIFAGGDCINGGQEVVNAAADGREAAFAMLKDWGVRPALAPTAPPAAMTAPLPAAANEMTGGT
- the preA gene encoding NAD-dependent dihydropyrimidine dehydrogenase subunit PreA — translated: MADLSIDLGGISSPNPFWLASGPPANSGEQVMRAFDAGWGGAVWKTLGEPIVNVSSRLGGIDVAGAKLAGLNNIELITDRPLDVNFKEIYEVKKRYPKHAVVVSLMVETRDDWREIIKRSEDAGADGLELNFGCPHGMCERGMGSSVGQEPIVLETITGWAKEFATTPVLIKLTPNIGDILDPGLAAVRGGADGLALINTIKSIIGVDLDTLSLKPTVGTESTNGGYCGPAVKPIALHMVGALARDPRITIPISGIGGISDWRDAAEFIALGSTSVQVCTAVMHLGYRIVEDMIDGLDNYLTEQGLASVQELVGRAVPGFKEWGDLDLNYNVVAKINSDLCIGCGLCYVACLDGAHQCIHTHQNLCSAYHGEPDHGLGLRTEIAPPQEHALNGGLAYVPFVDEDECIGCNLCALICPVTDCITMEEVPGAKPKESWNDRLAKGLA
- a CDS encoding FAD binding domain-containing protein; translation: MPAPIDFILNDREVRTSSSPGTPVLDYLRAEAGLMGTKEGCREGDCGACTVLTGEPDGTGVRYQPVTSCLLPLGELQGKHLVTIEGLNLPQLTPVQQAIVDQGATQCGFCTPGIVVSLTGYLMQAGPPVNLDGVKLALSGHLCRCTGYSSLKHCTAALQDAVDGPTSLDALLARHMLPAYFGGIPERLRNLPAAERPDGPPVPDYFMAGGTDLYVQEDYRVTDAQIDVLNLRPNLRGIVRENNHVKVGALTTFEEFSHDPHILGLWPDVEAASRLIASWQIRNRATLGGNIMNASPIGDLTIMLLALDARLVLRRGDTHRTVSLRSFYRGYKDMDRAPDELLIEIVLPVPPADNRFHFEKVSKRKYLDIASVNCALSVTTADGVMTDVGLAVGGVAPIPLFMLQTGQYLTGKPVSVETVQGGIRAAQEEAAPISDIRGSADYKRLLVRQLMIAQFATLFPQEISVRAFYA